In Kordia antarctica, the following proteins share a genomic window:
- a CDS encoding DUF6090 family protein, translating into MKNKKIGNYLAYAIGEIVLVVIGILIAVSLNNWNESRKEKQQLANIYNSITNDLNNDLEEIDKIQSFYKTAAPLYSKILNDSVTRIEYLLNPQLTYLTIGFPEITFNKRGYNQLTDFNIDNFQDSLPTQIIAFYTERLREIKIDDDLRANDFQENYSHYKKNYEWWADLISMKGSQEFIEYAITDPDYKNRVASVYFVTYKVFLPELKKFKEQAEVILEEIEKRKE; encoded by the coding sequence TTGAAAAATAAAAAAATTGGAAACTATCTCGCATACGCAATTGGTGAAATTGTCTTAGTTGTGATTGGGATTCTCATTGCAGTTTCATTAAATAATTGGAATGAAAGTCGAAAAGAAAAACAACAACTCGCCAATATTTACAATAGTATTACGAATGATTTGAACAATGATCTTGAAGAAATAGATAAAATCCAAAGTTTTTATAAAACAGCAGCTCCGTTATATTCTAAAATACTAAATGATTCTGTAACGCGGATAGAATATTTACTGAATCCACAATTGACATACTTAACCATAGGATTTCCCGAAATAACGTTTAATAAACGCGGTTACAATCAACTAACAGATTTCAATATAGATAATTTTCAGGATAGTTTGCCAACACAAATTATTGCTTTTTATACAGAACGTTTGCGCGAAATTAAAATAGATGATGATTTGCGAGCAAATGATTTTCAAGAAAACTATTCACATTACAAAAAAAATTACGAATGGTGGGCAGATCTAATCTCAATGAAAGGAAGTCAAGAATTTATTGAATATGCAATTACGGATCCTGATTATAAAAATAGAGTTGCAAGCGTATATTTTGTAACCTACAAAGTGTTTTTGCCAGAATTAAAAAAGTTCAAAGAACAAGCGGAAGTGATTTTGGAAGAAATAGAAAAACGGAAAGAATAA